Proteins encoded in a region of the Hippopotamus amphibius kiboko isolate mHipAmp2 chromosome 11, mHipAmp2.hap2, whole genome shotgun sequence genome:
- the RPS18 gene encoding 40S ribosomal protein S18 isoform X1, translating to MSLVIPEKFQHILRVLNTNIDGRRKIAFAITAIKGVGRRYAHVVLRKADIDLTKRAGELTEDEVERVITIMQNPRQYKIPDWFLNRQKDVKDGKYSQVLANGLDNKLREDLERLKKIRAHRGLRHFWGLRVRGQHTKTTGRRGRTVGVSKKK from the exons ATG TCTCTAGTAATCCCTGAGAAGTTCCAGCATATTTTGCGAGTACTCAACACCAACATCGATGGGCGGCGGAAAATTGCCTTTGCCATCACTGCAATTAAG GGTGTGGGGCGAAGATATGCTCATGTGGTGTTGAGGAAAGCAGACATTGACCTCACCAAGAGGGCAGGAGAGCTCACTGAGGATGAG GTGGAACGTGTAATCACCATTATGCAGAATCCACGCCAATACAAGATTCCAGACTGGTTCTTAAACAGACAGAAGGACGTGAAGGATGGAAAATATAGCCAG GTCCTGGCCAACGGTCTGGACAACAAGCTCCGTGAAGACCTGGAGCGACTGAAGAAGATTCGGGCCCACAGAGGGCTGCGCCACTTCTGGGG ACTTCGTGTCCGAGGCCAGCACACCAAGACCACAGGCCGCCGTGGTCGCACCGTGGGTGTgtccaagaagaaataa
- the RPS18 gene encoding 40S ribosomal protein S18 isoform X2: protein MSLVIPEKFQHILRVLNTNIDGRRKIAFAITAIKGVGRRYAHVVLRKADIDLTKRAGELTEDEVERVITIMQNPRQYKIPDWFLNRQKDVKDGKYSQVLANGLDNKLREDLERLKKIRAHRGLRHFWGLRVRGQHTKTTGRRGRTVGVSKKK, encoded by the exons GTCTCTAGTAATCCCTGAGAAGTTCCAGCATATTTTGCGAGTACTCAACACCAACATCGATGGGCGGCGGAAAATTGCCTTTGCCATCACTGCAATTAAG GGTGTGGGGCGAAGATATGCTCATGTGGTGTTGAGGAAAGCAGACATTGACCTCACCAAGAGGGCAGGAGAGCTCACTGAGGATGAG GTGGAACGTGTAATCACCATTATGCAGAATCCACGCCAATACAAGATTCCAGACTGGTTCTTAAACAGACAGAAGGACGTGAAGGATGGAAAATATAGCCAG GTCCTGGCCAACGGTCTGGACAACAAGCTCCGTGAAGACCTGGAGCGACTGAAGAAGATTCGGGCCCACAGAGGGCTGCGCCACTTCTGGGG ACTTCGTGTCCGAGGCCAGCACACCAAGACCACAGGCCGCCGTGGTCGCACCGTGGGTGTgtccaagaagaaataa